A section of the Acidobacteriota bacterium genome encodes:
- a CDS encoding zinc ribbon domain-containing protein, with protein sequence MPIFEYICKECDRRFEAVVRGSEAPACPACSSHDLDQQLSSFAVGSSHKSFSSSPSPCGSCGDPRGPGSCSMN encoded by the coding sequence ATGCCTATCTTTGAATACATCTGCAAAGAATGTGATCGCCGCTTCGAAGCCGTAGTTCGCGGATCGGAAGCTCCGGCGTGTCCTGCGTGCTCCAGTCATGATCTGGATCAACAGCTTTCCAGCTTTGCCGTAGGAAGTTCACATAAGAGCTTTTCTTCATCTCCGAGTCCCTGCGGAAGCTGTGGCGACCCGCGTGGCCCTGGCTCATGCTCGATGAATTAA
- a CDS encoding 4-hydroxy-tetrahydrodipicolinate reductase, whose product MNLLLIGHGKTGSLVGNVARERGHNVQVLSSRDNEQARALTADRLRDIDVIIDFTNPDAVLENMRACIRHKKAIVVGTTGWYQHLPEIERQVLEAKASLLFGSNFSIGVNVFFEIAAAAALGVPLGYIPRIVERHHMQKKDAPSGTAVSIQRIVAEVGNTNPEIASVREGDTVGTHVLLLDGPHDTMMLVHDAKNRLGFAEGAVRAAEWLKGKTGFYEFRKIFRDLQA is encoded by the coding sequence ATGAATCTTCTACTTATCGGTCATGGCAAAACAGGATCGCTGGTGGGCAATGTCGCGCGAGAGCGCGGCCACAATGTGCAGGTCCTGTCATCGCGCGATAACGAACAGGCGCGTGCTCTCACGGCCGACCGCCTTCGCGACATCGATGTCATCATCGATTTCACGAACCCTGACGCGGTGCTCGAAAACATGCGGGCATGCATTCGCCATAAGAAAGCGATCGTAGTCGGAACCACAGGTTGGTATCAGCATCTTCCCGAAATTGAGCGGCAGGTGCTGGAAGCCAAAGCCTCCTTGCTCTTTGGATCGAATTTCTCCATTGGCGTAAATGTCTTTTTTGAAATTGCCGCAGCCGCCGCATTAGGTGTGCCACTCGGATATATCCCGCGCATCGTAGAACGCCACCACATGCAGAAGAAGGATGCTCCTTCAGGCACCGCGGTTTCGATTCAGCGGATCGTTGCCGAAGTGGGAAACACGAATCCGGAGATTGCTTCTGTACGTGAGGGAGATACGGTCGGCACGCATGTGCTTTTGCTCGATGGCCCTCATGACACGATGATGCTCGTACACGACGCCAAGAACCGTCTGGGGTTCGCCGAAGGCGCCGTACGCGCAGCCGAGTGGCTAAAAGGGAAGACCGGCTTCTACGAGTTCCGCAAAATCTTCCGAGATCTCCAAGCGTAA
- a CDS encoding glycosyltransferase family 2 protein, with translation MMDTSQPLVSVVTPVYNGAKYLVECIESVLSQTYQNWEYIIVNNCSTDATLEIAEKYAASERRIRVVTNSSFVNVIENHNIGFRLISKESEYCKIVCADDWIYPECLSRMVEVGEKHPSAAVIGAYVVSSRGVTLAGLPVGKSIFSGYDVCRSHLFGGPEVMGAPSAVLYRSEVIRKREDFFPGTAPSADAAVYYEILRDWDFGFVHQILSFERVHDQALSGGQRQLHAFLLDKIAFLKRYAGAYGTPEEQSERFRQLMNEYYGTLATALVHRYPRSYWDYHQKRLSEVGLSIEGSRLARALVTKALNLILNPKRAYARFFHASEKRWRPSFSLPRIASEEQPNQAP, from the coding sequence ATGATGGACACTTCACAACCTCTGGTCAGCGTTGTCACCCCTGTGTACAACGGGGCGAAGTACCTCGTCGAGTGCATTGAAAGCGTGCTGTCCCAGACCTATCAAAACTGGGAATACATCATCGTCAACAACTGCAGCACGGATGCGACGCTGGAGATTGCCGAGAAATACGCTGCTTCGGAGCGAAGAATTCGGGTTGTCACCAATTCCAGCTTCGTCAACGTCATTGAGAATCACAACATCGGATTCCGGCTGATCTCGAAAGAAAGCGAGTACTGCAAGATTGTCTGTGCCGACGACTGGATCTATCCCGAATGTCTAAGCCGCATGGTCGAGGTGGGAGAGAAACATCCATCGGCGGCTGTGATTGGAGCCTACGTTGTTAGTAGCCGCGGTGTAACGCTCGCCGGGCTTCCTGTGGGCAAGTCGATATTCAGCGGTTACGACGTTTGCCGCTCCCATCTCTTTGGAGGCCCCGAGGTCATGGGAGCGCCTTCGGCTGTGCTGTATCGCAGCGAGGTGATCCGGAAACGCGAAGACTTCTTTCCCGGAACGGCTCCGTCTGCCGATGCCGCTGTGTATTACGAGATCTTGCGCGACTGGGATTTCGGCTTTGTGCATCAGATTCTCTCGTTCGAGCGCGTTCACGACCAAGCTCTGAGCGGTGGACAACGGCAATTACACGCATTCCTGCTGGATAAAATCGCTTTTCTCAAGCGGTATGCCGGCGCCTATGGGACGCCCGAAGAGCAGAGCGAGCGATTCCGTCAACTGATGAACGAGTACTACGGCACGCTGGCCACGGCGCTGGTACATCGCTATCCCAGGAGTTACTGGGACTATCACCAGAAGCGTCTCAGCGAAGTTGGGTTGTCGATTGAAGGCAGCCGCCTTGCCAGGGCTCTTGTGACCAAAGCCTTGAATTTGATTCTGAATCCGAAGCGGGCTTACGCAAGGTTTTTTCATGCGTCGGAGAAGCGCTGGCGACCCTCTTTCTCTCTCCCCAGGATCGCAAGTGAGGAACAGCCGAACCAGGCGCCTTGA
- a CDS encoding alpha/beta hydrolase, whose protein sequence is MVLSSEHNFIPRRGLSGGHTQTIAGNFLPRISLLPEGERRRFLVAEHDSGAKVEVECLCHWQPERRSAITDIVVHGLEGSVESQYVIGTGSKAWAAGMNVVRMNMRNCGNTETLTPTLYHSGLSADVGAVVEELIREDGLERIAIVGFSMGGNLVLKLAGEWADEFPNNVKAVATVSPAMDLAASADALHSWKNWLYEQRFLRGLRKRYRRKVILFPDRYDLSDLKRFPSIREFDDKITARYEGFAGAEDYYQRASSSRVLDRIRIPTLVIHSNDDPFIRILPETRQKLLANPSITWIETSRGGHCAFLAEPNGYDGRWAERQVIDFIWRLNSDLSE, encoded by the coding sequence TTGGTGTTGTCCTCTGAGCACAATTTCATTCCCCGACGCGGCCTAAGCGGCGGACACACGCAAACCATCGCGGGCAATTTTCTACCTCGAATCAGCCTGCTGCCTGAAGGCGAGAGGCGCCGCTTCCTGGTTGCCGAACATGATTCCGGAGCCAAAGTAGAGGTTGAGTGTCTCTGCCACTGGCAGCCAGAGCGGCGATCGGCGATAACCGATATTGTCGTGCACGGACTCGAAGGTTCGGTCGAATCGCAATACGTCATCGGCACGGGAAGCAAAGCATGGGCCGCGGGCATGAATGTTGTGCGCATGAATATGCGCAATTGTGGCAATACCGAGACTCTTACTCCAACGCTCTACCACTCAGGCCTGTCCGCAGACGTAGGCGCCGTCGTGGAGGAACTAATCCGAGAAGATGGCCTCGAGCGCATTGCCATTGTGGGATTCTCTATGGGCGGCAATCTGGTTCTGAAACTTGCGGGAGAGTGGGCGGATGAATTTCCGAACAACGTGAAGGCAGTGGCGACAGTATCGCCGGCGATGGACCTTGCAGCATCGGCTGACGCGCTGCATTCCTGGAAAAATTGGCTTTACGAGCAGCGCTTCCTGCGAGGGCTGCGGAAAAGATATCGACGCAAAGTTATACTGTTCCCAGATCGGTACGATCTATCCGACTTGAAACGCTTTCCAAGCATCCGCGAATTCGACGACAAGATCACGGCGCGATACGAAGGCTTCGCCGGCGCAGAGGATTATTACCAGCGCGCGAGCTCCTCAAGAGTCCTCGACAGAATTCGTATTCCCACTCTGGTCATCCATTCCAACGACGATCCCTTCATCCGCATCCTGCCTGAGACCAGGCAGAAACTGTTGGCCAATCCTTCCATTACGTGGATCGAGACAAGTCGCGGCGGACACTGCGCATTCCTGGCCGAACCGAACGGCTACGATGGACGATGGGCCGAGAGACAAGTCATCGATTTCATTTGGCGTCTGAACTCAGATTTATCCGAGTAA
- a CDS encoding nucleotide sugar dehydrogenase, which translates to MINTTASPVGARAFLERTKARELRVGIIGLGYVGLPLTLLFSEQRFRVTGFDVDQQKVSTLNSGGSYIHRILPEDISAAKSAGFTATTNYTQLSELDAIIICVPTPLTDHHEPDLSYIENTAHAIAPNLRPGQLVILESTTYPGTTEEVLVTILEKENRLGLKAARAGVSGDDTFHVAFSPEREDPGNTDVARRDIPKVIGGLEPLATQYASALYNSIFNRVVPVSSPAAAEMTKLLENIYRCVNIALVNELKLLCLRMDIDIFEVIRAASTKPFGFQAFYPGPGLGGHCIPIDPFYLSWKAKEFDFHTRFIELAGEVNLSMPYHVVASVSQALNKRKQALNGSKVLVLGLAYKKDIDDLRESPSLTIIELLQKEGATVSYNDPFFPTVGRGRKYDLQMKSTPLTKIEEFDCVLIVTDHSSYDYQDIVKRARLVVDTRNATQGIKAENIVRC; encoded by the coding sequence ATGATAAACACAACCGCATCGCCTGTCGGTGCACGAGCATTCCTGGAAAGAACAAAGGCACGCGAACTGCGGGTGGGGATCATCGGCCTCGGTTACGTAGGCTTGCCTCTAACATTACTTTTCAGTGAGCAGAGGTTTCGCGTAACCGGTTTTGACGTCGATCAGCAGAAAGTAAGCACGCTGAACAGCGGCGGATCTTACATACACCGCATTCTTCCCGAGGACATATCCGCCGCAAAGTCGGCGGGATTCACGGCCACAACGAACTACACCCAACTTTCGGAGCTGGACGCGATCATCATCTGCGTCCCCACGCCACTTACCGATCATCACGAACCGGATCTGAGCTACATCGAGAACACCGCGCATGCCATTGCGCCCAATCTGCGTCCGGGACAGTTGGTGATACTCGAGAGCACTACGTATCCAGGAACTACGGAAGAGGTTCTTGTCACCATTCTGGAAAAAGAGAATCGCCTTGGGCTGAAAGCCGCACGCGCCGGCGTCTCCGGTGATGATACGTTCCACGTCGCCTTCTCGCCCGAGCGCGAGGATCCCGGCAATACGGACGTTGCCCGGCGCGATATTCCCAAAGTAATCGGCGGTTTGGAACCCCTTGCGACGCAGTATGCCAGCGCACTCTACAACTCAATCTTCAATCGCGTAGTTCCGGTCTCTTCGCCTGCAGCGGCGGAAATGACCAAACTGCTCGAGAACATCTATCGTTGCGTAAACATCGCGCTGGTCAACGAACTCAAGCTGCTCTGTCTGCGCATGGATATCGATATCTTTGAAGTCATTCGCGCGGCTTCCACCAAGCCTTTCGGATTCCAAGCCTTCTATCCCGGACCAGGACTCGGCGGCCACTGCATTCCGATCGATCCGTTTTACCTCTCATGGAAAGCAAAGGAATTTGACTTCCATACGCGGTTCATTGAACTGGCGGGCGAAGTCAACTTGAGCATGCCATATCACGTGGTCGCGAGCGTGTCGCAGGCACTGAACAAGCGCAAGCAGGCGTTGAATGGATCCAAGGTGCTCGTGCTCGGGCTTGCATATAAAAAGGATATCGACGACCTGCGCGAGTCGCCTTCACTGACAATCATCGAGTTGCTTCAGAAGGAAGGCGCGACGGTCAGCTACAACGACCCGTTCTTTCCCACCGTCGGCCGCGGCCGCAAGTACGATTTGCAGATGAAGAGCACGCCATTAACGAAGATCGAGGAGTTCGATTGCGTGCTGATCGTAACCGACCACTCCAGCTACGATTATCAAGACATCGTGAAGCGCGCGAGACTAGTAGTGGACACGCGCAACGCCACTCAGGGGATAAAGGCTGAGAACATAGTCCGCTGCTAA